gcgacagagcaagactgtctccaaaaaaaaaaaaaaaaaaaaaaaaaaaaaaaaaaaaaaatatatatatatatatatatatatatatatatatttttttttttcctaaatactGAAAGCATTCCATGatcttttctcctatttttcatctcttttgcttcattttctgggagacttctctttttttgaaattattttccctaaaaattttactttgtaaGGGCTCCTCCCTTTTctggcactcttttttttttttttttgggagaccagagtctcactctgtcacccaggctggagtgcagtggcgtgatccgggctcactcactgcaacctctgcctctcaggttgaaACGAttctcctggttcagcctcccaagtagctgggactacaggtgtgtgccaccatgcctggctaatttttgtatttttagtagagacggaatttcaccatgttggccaggctggtctcgaactcttgacctcctgcccacttcagcctcccaaagtgttgggattacaggcatgagccactatgcccagactCTTTGAAAcagagttctcactctgtcaccgaagctggagtgcaggggcataatcatggctcattgcagcctcaccctcctgagctcaagcaatccttctgcctcggtcttccaaggacctgggactacaagtgcaggccagcatacccagctagttttaaaattttttgtaggggcagggtctccctgtgttgcccaggctggtcccaaagtgctgggattacaggcatgagccaccacacctggcctggcacCCTATTCTTATTTTGTGGTTTCAATAGCTTACTTCTCTGTCAATATTATATCTTTTATAAGACCGAATTTCGCTCTtatcgccccggctggagtgtagtggcatgatctcggctcactgcaacctctgcctcctgggttcaagtgattctcctgcctcagcctcctgagtagctgggattacaggagcccgccaccacacctgactaatttttatatttttagtagagatgggattttgctatcttggccaggctagtcttgaactccggacctcaggtgatctgcctgccttgggcctcccgaagtgctgagattacaggtgtgagccaccgcacctggccctaagcTGGATATTGTTCCCCTGTTTTCCATCTTATGAAAACTTGTAAAAAATCTCTTACTAGTGGCTGTCTTCTACCTGTTTCTCTTTGTCCTTGTGAATTTTTGCCTTGCTTTATTTTGAATCCCTTTTTTTGTCATGGCAGTGTGGTCCTGGCAGGGAGAGAAAATGCCAGATGGTATGTTTTCCCCAAAGTCTGAAATGATCCCTTTTCAAAGCTCAAACCTGAATGTGTCATCTTTCTGGGGCTTCCCCTGACACTTGGGCTGGAAACTCTGGCTTCTTTCCCCACATGGCCTGTTTGGCTCACAGGTGCCACCAGCCTCACCTTGATCCACTGTCACTTGTGCTCACTTGGTGTTAGCTGCTTTGCCTCCTTTCAGTCCCTGGAACCCTGAGCTCTTCTCAGAGCTCCTAGTGTTACTCTGTCAGCCTGCAGTGCACTCCCGCTTGTGCCTATTGTGTAGCTAATGTGTTCTCATCCTTCAGTTCTCAGTGGGGGTGCTATTTCTTCAGAGAAGTTTTCTCTGTTCTCCCAGACTGTGGTTGGTCCCTGGTGACCTCTGTGTTGTGCCCACACCTGTCTGCAGAGTAGTGTGTACCCCAATTGTAGCTGGAGATAACATTCATCTCCCCTGCTAGATTTAACTGTCAATGGCAGCCACCTGTCTTATTTACCGAAGGATCCCCAGTGCCTAcaataatgcctggcacacagtgggtgcttTTTATATGCGAGCAAAAGAATGAGTCTCACTATAGCTTGGGGCACCCCAGACTCTGGTCTTGGGGAGTGGGAGGGCTGGGGAGGTGTTTTGGGTCAGGTTCCCTGGAAGTGGAACCTGTGACTCAGAGTTTCAGGTACATGGGATCTCTTGGAAAGGTTCTCACCTGTGAGGGAAGGAGTGGAGAAAAGTAGGGAAAGGGCCAAACAAGGGATGGGGTCTTGGAATATCCAGCTTTGGCCTGCTATAAGGCCAGGGGGTATATGTgttcacatgtatacatgtgagATATGTACGTGTGAGGAGGGCGCATGTGTACATGGGTTGGGGAACTCCTGGGGCATCTTTGGTTGTGCCTTCCAAGGctgttttttgttgtctttttttttttttttgagacggagtcttgctctgtcgcccaggctggagtgcagtggcgtgatctcagctcactgcaacctccgcctcccgggttcaagcgattctcctgcctcagcctcctgagtagctgggattacaggtatgcactaccacgcctggctaatttttgtatttttggtagagacggggtttcaccatgttggccaggctggtcttgaactcctgacctcaggtgatctgcttccAAGGGCTGTTATGCAGATAAAGTCATAGTAGAAGCCGTCGGCAGCATGCCCGGCAGCTGGGGGATTGGATTTGCTGTAGGGACAGAGGATCTGGTCAGAGCACCAGGAGCACCCCTTACCCTACACCTTTGCCCAGTGAGCATTGTGTCCCTGAGGGCTTAAAGTGCAAATGATCTGAGGATATCCTCTTAGACTGGGTGCTCAGTTAAGCTGTTACTCTCTTCACTTTTCAAGGGAAGAGCATTCTGCTTGGCGCTCCAAAGAAGATGGTGTCTACCGTGTGTCAGCACAGtacctttgtatttttagtagagatggggtttcaccatgttggccaggctggtcttgaactcctgacctcaggtgatccacctgcctcagcctcccaaagtgctgggattacaggcctgagccaccacacctgacctgccGCTTGCTTCTCACCACTATACTTCTATACACTTTTGTGGTACTATCCCATCCTCCTGTATTACTCTATGCCTTTATTACTACATGTTTCTCTGCTAATCTACTCTGTGCTTTATGCTACTGTTCTACTGTAGATGTGTCTCCTCCCTGAATCTTCAGTGAGTGATGGAGTATGACATAGTCTTCTGACCTTCCAGATAAAGAAACCCAGGCTCAGGGAGGTGAACAGTTGTGGGTCTTCTGCCCTCTGGCCACTTATCAGTCTGTGGGAGGTGAACAGGCCTTGCATTTGAGGTCAGCGTGAGACTCAGTGGAAATGAGCAGACAGTGTTGCTTATGGCTTCTATACATTCGAAGTGGGCAGGGAAGGGGGTGAGAGTTCCAAGCACATATCTtcagttttacaattttttaaaaagttttaattttttttaatttttatttattttttatttatttttgagatggagtctcactctgttgcccaggcagtagtgcggtggcgtgatctcggctcatcgcaacctccacctcccaggtttaagtgattctcatgcctcaggctcccaaatagctgggaatacaggtgcctggcaTCATGCCCagcacctcccaaagtgccaggattacaggcgtgagccactgttcctggtcttataatttttttttttttttttttttgagatggagttttacttttgttaccaggctggagtgcaatggcatgatcttggctaagcacaacctccacctcctgggttcaagtgattctcctgcttcagcctcccaagtagctgggattacaggcatgtaccaccatgcccggctaattttgtatttttagtagagacagggtttctctgtgttggtcaggctggtctcgaactccttggaaCAGAAAGAGACCTTAGAGTTCATCTAGTGGAAGATTCATTTATAGGAGCAGGAACTTGGCTTAGGGAGGTTAGTGATGTGTCTGGTGGCACCCCACCCACAGAGCTGGGGTTCAAAGGCCCCCTGCTGCCCCCTGCAGGACAGACAATGCTgtgaagaatcactggaactctaccatcaaaaggaaggtggaCACAGGAGGCTTCCTGAGTGAGTCCAAAGACTGCAAGCCCCCTGTGTACTTGCTGCTGGAGCTCGAGGACAAGGACGGCCTCCAGAATGCCCAGCCCACGGAAGGCCAGGTGAGACAGCTGCTCAGCCTTTGGCTTGGTTTGATTTCACATTCATCTGACACCATCTCATTGAACACCTTGTCCACAGCTATTGGTCAGTTTCTGCCACAGAGTCTAAAAGTGGGCCATGTGCTTCTGGGGCCTTGTGACGCTTCTGCACATAACTGGCACTTGTCTGCCTGCAGATGAAGGATAGCAGAGCAAGCTGGTTATATAAAATTGTGAATTAGTTAAGGAGATCCTCAGCCTCTATCTCTCCTTGCTGGTGGCCGCCTTCTTACCTGttgctcattttaattttttaaaactgaaagcatgtttgcaatttaaaaaaaaaaatcagaggtggCTGGGTGCatcggctcacacctgtaatcccagcaagttgagaggctgaggcaggcagattgcttgagcccaggagttggaggccagttcaggcaacatggtgaaaccgtgtctctatcttttttttttgttaaaacaaGCAAATTATATTAAAGGAAGATTTTGCATGGTTTACTTTTCACCAGTCTGTTCTGGCATGCTTCTAATGATGTCAGAGTCACCTGGATCAATGATAGCCAGTGTGCACACTCTGTAGTATTTTCCACATGCTGTGCCCAGTTCAATATTATTGCCACTGTAGTGATGGACACCAATTTTAGCCAACATTGCATAGTACTCTATTTCAGATTTCCTCAAAGCTGGGCAGTTGTTAGCAAGAATGACTAATTTCGCTTTGCCTTGTCTGATCATCTTCAGAGTTTGCTTGTACCCCAGGACGTACTTCCCACTTTTCATAACGAGTTGGAGCCTAGAGTTGATCGAGTCCAGCgactttttcatcttctttgcgGCCACCGTCTTCCTGCCTTAGGTGCGGGATGGCCCCCAACCAAGAGCAGCCGCTAAGATGGCCGGGGAGCGAGAAAGGCATCtctatctttttaattaaaaaaaattaaaaaatgtattgagttGTAATTTACACAGTTTTGAGTTATGACAAAGCATACAGCCATGTAACCACTGCCACAGTCAAGGTATAGAACAGTCCCATCACCCCAGAATTCCCTTGTGCTCCTTTTCTTAGCCTTTTTTCAGTCCTTAGCTCCTTGCACtgttgttttctgtctctataattttGACTTTTCTAGAAATTAACAATTAAAATCCTATAGTATTACATTtgcaggctgttttttttttgagacagagtcttgctctgattcctaggctggagtgtagggtgtgatcttggctcactgcaacctctgcctcctgggatcaagctatctcatgcctcagcaacctgagtagctgagattacatgcaccaccacgcctaatttttgtatttttagtagagatagggtttcaccacattggccaggctggttttgaactcctagcctgaagagatccaccttccttggcctcccaaagtgttgggattacagatgtgagccaccatgtctggcattgcatttgcagtttttatttatttaatttttcgagatggagtctcactctgtcgctcaggctggagtgcagtgatgtgatagctcactgcaacctctgcctcccaggttaaagcgattctgcTAGCTCaacatcccgagtagctgggattacaggtgcacaccaccatgcctggctaatttttgtattcttagagatggggtctcaccatgttggtcaaactggtctcaaactcttgacctcaaatgatccacctacctgagcctcccaaagtgctggcattacagacgtgagccaccatgccccagctacatttgcagttttaaaaatgaaatcagtatatacTTATGTTAACATCCATTGTCCTATACACCAGAgcaaagtttttatttatattttttaactataTCTCTAAaggttatttttcaaaataaaaatttgggcagggcgtggtggctaacatctgtaatcccagcactttgggaggccaaggcatatggatcttttgagcccaggagtttaagatgagcttgggcaacatggtgaaaccccattgctataaaaagtaaaaaaagttagCTGTGTGTGAttttgtgcacctgtagtcccagctccttgggaggctgaggtgggaggattatttgagcctgggaggtggaagttgcagtgagttgagatcctgccactgcactccagcttttatttataaataaaaaaatttgaaggccaggcaccatggctcatgcctctaatcccagcattttgggaggccgaggcgggtggatcacgaggtcaggagattgagaccatcctggctaacacggtgaaaccctgtctctactaaaagtataaaaaattagctgggtgtggtggcgggcgcctgtagtcccagctacccgggaggctgaggcaggagaatggcgtgaacccgggaggcggagcttgcagtgagccgagatcatgccactgcactccagcctgggtgacagagtgagactctgtcacaaagaaataaaataaataaataaataaaaatttgaagcaAGCATGACAAAACATTAAGATTTGATGATGCCGGATGTGTGGTAGGTAACAATTGTCCTTTGttattttctaatcttttctGTCATGGTATGaactatttaataattttaaaaaatctttttccctCTTCTTACTGAGTAGAGATAACTTGTTGACAGCTACAATTCTTCCACAGTGCCCTGCTAGAGTGATATATTATGTTTTTGcctctatttcttgatttttcaattttagagAATATCTCTCGGTTTCCCAATATGAATGCACTTATGGGGTAACTTTCAAATGGTAGAGAAaggtataaaatgaaaagtaaaacgacttctttttctagtttcaacTCCATGTGCATCTCTTAACCAGAGGAGTCTACTTCTGACAATTTCTTGTACATCTAAGTAGTATGCTTTTGATCTTTTACTTCTGATTGAAGAAAAGGTCTCCGTTCCACAAAGAGAAACAGTGGGCATCAGCCGACTCAGAAGACTTTCAGCATAGGACAGAGTGAACAGATCTCTAGTCTCTTAAAAACTCTACTGTGCTGAAAGCCAATTATTGACTTGGCTTTTGTTCCCTGACACTTTGAGTGTCTGGAGTGCTGGCTGTGCTGGGCTGGGACCAAGCCCCAGACCATAAccctgagcacaggaggtcaggtttttttttgttttttgttttttctttgagacagagtcttgctcttgcccaggctggagtgcagtggtgccatgtctgctcgctgcaacctccgcctcccgagttcaagtgattctcctgcctcagcctcctgagtagctgggaagtgggattataggcatttgccaccatgcctggcaaatttttgtatttttagtagagatggggtttcgccatgttggccaggctggtctcgaactcctgacctgaggtgatccacctgcctcagcctctcaaagtgctggcattgcaggcatgagccaccgtgcctggcctgtgttgATTTCAGCCTTATCCATTTCTCTCCAGTGTTGTCTTTCTGGTGTGCTATTTATTTAACTAGTTTCTTACTGATGAAGATAAGGATATTACTGGTTTTTTGTTATTAGAGATAAAACTCTAATAGTCACCCTTGTGGCCAAATCACTGCTTCTTTATGCAGTTATTTCTTGAGAAGTTCCTAGAGATGGACAAATATATTTGGTGGTGGGGGGAACCcttttggctgagtgtggtggctcattcctgtaatcccagcactgtgtgaggccaaggtgggaggattccttgaggccaggagttcgtgaccagcctgggcaacatagggagactctgtctttacaaaaaaaaaaagctggtgcggtggcacacacctgtagttccagctactttggagcctggggcaggaagttcacttgagcccaggatttcaacagagtgagactctgtctttgaaaaagcaaacaggccaggtgtagtggcttacacctgtaatctcagcactttgggagactgaggtgggcatggtgacacaggcttgtaatcccagctactcaggaggctgaggcacgataattgAGAATCCACTTGAACTGgcgtggcggaggttgcagtgagccaagttcacactgctgcactccagcctgagtgacagcaagactctgtcttaaaaagaaaagaaaaaaacctcttaaCATTTGTTAGATTGCTGCCAGAAGAATTTTGCCTGTTAATTCATATATGGGACCACTCCCAACTTCCTCCACTCACTGGTCAGTGCTTGCTATTATAAAATTGGTTCCTCTGCTTCAGAAGTAATGCGTGATCACTGCAAAAACTTAACAACTTTATAGAATTGGGCAATGCAGAAGGCTGAGCCCACTCatctcaacctttttttttcctttgagacggagttttgctcttgttgcccaggctggagtgcaatggtatgatcttggctcaccacaacctccgcctcccaggttcaagcgattctcctgcctcagcctgccgagtagctgggattacaagcatgtgccaccatgcctggctaattggggtttctccatgttggtcaggctgttctcaaactcctgacctcaggtgatccgcccgccttggcctcccaaaatactgggattacaggcgtgagccaccacgccgggcctaaAATTAGATGATGTCTTACTGTTttacaactttctttttctatttaatatcTCTTTCCATGTTGTTACGTGTATTCAGATCTCCAACATTCCTGAATTTGCCGTATCTTATTTAACCGTTATATTGTTGAACATCTGTTATTATTTCCATCAATGCTATAATGAACATCATTGTTCAGTTTCTTTGTACATTTGCTGAACTATGtggttgattttttgtttttagacagagtctcgctctgtcgccaggctggagtgcagtggcgcgatctcggctcactgcaacctccacctcccaggttcaagtgattctcctgcctcagcctcccaagtagctgggattacaggcatgcaccaccatgcccagctaatttttgtatttttagtagagatggggtttcaccatgttggccaggatggtctcgatctcttgacctcgtgatctgcccgcctcggcctcccaaagtgctgggattacaggcgtgagccgctgcgtcCGGACGGTTGATTTTATAGATGTGGAATGGCTGGGTAAAATAGTGTGGACATTTGAAGTTTTCATAAGCATTGCTGAATTGCTGCCAAAGGGATTGTACTGTTTAATCCTGCTATCAGCAGTATATGGGACTGCTTGTTTCCAGCCTTATTGTCAATACCGGCTAtggttatataaaaaaaaatctttgccagttTTAATGAGCAACAAATGCATTATCATGTTCTTATTTTGATTGAATTActttggagttgatttttttttttttcagctttattaagatataattgacaaataaattgCATATATTGACCAGgggcggtgactcatgcctgtattcccagcactttgggaggctgaagtgggcagatcacttgaggctaggagtttgaggccagcctggccaatatggtgaaacctcatctctactaaaaatataaaaaattaaccgggtgtggtggtgcacgcttgcagtcccagctgctcaggaggctgaggcatgagaatcacttgaacccgggaagtggagcttgcagtgagctgagatcgcgccactgcatttcagcctgggtgacagagcaagactccgtctcaaaaaaaaaaaaaaacaacaacaacaacaaaaatattgaatatatttatggtgtacaatgtgatgttttgattcattgttttggttttcatttcttttactatTAATGAGGGTGAGTAACAAATTATCCCTTAATTTGTTATTTGGCttggttgtctttttcttttttttggtcttgttattggtttgtacgttttatttgtatattaagGATGTTACTCCATCATGTAGTAACTATTTTTTCCCAGTTTGgtagcttttttcttattttataaaggtataatttacataagtaaaattcactttttgtttgttcgtttattttatagagatggggtttccctatcttgcccaggcgggtctcgaactcctgggctcaaggaatctgtctaccttggcctcccaaagtgttgggattacaggtgtgagccaccacgcccggccttttgtttttttttgagacagagtctcgttctgtagtctaggctggagtgtagtggcgcgatctcggctcactgcacgctccgtctgccgggttcacaccattctcctgcctcagcctcccaagtagctgggactacaggcgcctgccaccatgcctggctaattttttgtgtttttagtagagatggggtttcactgtgttagcaaggatggtcttgatcttctgacgttgtgatccgcccgccttggcctcccaatgtgctgggattacaggcgtgatttttttttttttttttttaaatgagacagggtcttgctctgtacccCAGACTgtagcgcagtggcgtgatcatagctcactgcaaccttgaactcatGAACTCAAGGGGTCCTCTTGACTGAGCTTttcagagttctgggattacaggtgtgagctaccacatccagccCCCTTCCCCCTCGCCGCCCTTTTTTTAattagagtcttgctgtgttgcccaggctggagtgcagtggtgtgatcatagcccaTTGCAACCTTGAATTCATGAACTCATGGGAcctacttgcctcagcctcccaaagtgctagggttacaggcataagccaccgtactggtcttttaattttttaatgtttattaagcattaaaaattttttaattttttttgagacggagttttgctcgtgttacctaggctggagtgcaatggcacgatctcagctcactgcaacctccacctcccaggttcaagcaattctgcctcagcctcctgaggagctaggattacaggtgcccgccaccacacctggctaatttttttttgttttgtttttagtagagacagggtttcaccatgttggccaggctgatctcgaactcttgacctcaggtgatccaccggccttggcctcccaaagtgctgggattacaggcgtgcgcctcTGCACCCAACCTCTGTGTATTACTTCTTTCATCTGAGCCATTTGAGAGTTAGTTATATAGCATAGATTCCTAAGAATAAGGCCATTTGCTTACATAACCACAATAAAGTTATATTCAATCCAGGGAATTTAAGCCTAATTCAGGATCTTTATCTATAGTTTATATTCCATTTTTCCCTGCCCATGATGCAGTCTAGGAGCagacattgcatttagttgtcctATCCCTTTAGTCAGCCTTTCTTAGTCTCATGATGTTGACATTTTTGAAGTATATGGtatggctaattattttgtagaatgtttctCTATTTGGGTTCATCACAGTTTCCTTCTAGATTTAGGTTGTGTGCTTTAGCTGGAAACTACTATATAGTCTATATCTCAGCAAAATCCAAATGGTGTACTCTTGTGTCTTACAGGGAAGTCTTCTGACCAACTGGCCCTCTGTCCCTCCTACCATAAAGGAGGAGGAAAGCAGTGAGGAGGAACCTGCAGCAGCCACCACATCAAAGGAGCAGGAGCCCATACCTACAGATCTGGACGCAGTGCGAACACCAGAGCCCTTGGAGGAATTCCCGAAGCGTGAGGACCAGGAAGGCTCCCCGCCGGAAACGAGCCTGCCTTACAAATGGGTGGTGGAGGCAGCTAACCTCCTCATCCCTGCTGTGGGTTCTAGCCTCTCTGAAGCCCTGGACTTGATCGAGTCGGTATGTTGGTCACAACACTTCACAGTGGGCACAGAACACCCCCAGCAGGAAGTGCTTCTCTCACGGGCCCACATCCTTTTGCTCATTCCATCGCCCTGCTAACAGTTACTGACTTGATGCTGAGTGCCCAGCCCTGACCCAAGGGCTGGGGACACCAGGGTTGTCACCATGCAGTCTCTATCCTTGGGGAGCTCCCGGTGTGTGCAGCAGGAGTTTGTGGTGGCATCTGACCTCTATGTATGGCACAGGGCGGGGTGGGAAGGCTGCCCAGAGGAGGTGGCACTGCACTGAGTCCTAAATTTAAAGGTTGACTGGCAGGTGATAGCACAGGACATTGTGGTATTTGTGGCATCACATATGGTTGGGTCTCCCTGAAGAGGAGCCCAGGAAATGCCAAGGCTTGGTGCTGGTCTTGGAGTAGTGAGTGGGTTCTGGTTACTCAGGGTGGGGCAGCCGTTGAGCCCGTGTTGTGGTTACTGTGTTGGCTGTGGGGTTGTGTCCTTTGAGGAGGGCTTCTTGGTGTGACACCCCAGCTCCTGGCTGCATCGGCCAGGCCTGCTGTGTAGAGCGGGTTTTGGGAGGTGAAAGACCAGAGGCCTGGTCACTAGGGTGGGGAGTTCAGTATGGGGGTCCGTGTTCGCCTTCCTACCCAGGTGTCTCCCATCCTAGAACATCTAACTGCCAGGGTCTGAGCTTAACATACAGTCTGTGTGGTATCCTGTGAGGTGTGTCATTTCTGTTTTGTAGgtgagactgaggctcagagaggtcaagtagcGTACCCAAGTTTGCACAGCAAGTATACTTGGTGGTCTTGACTGCCATGCTATGCTCCTGCTACTACCTGATGAAGGGTTGGGGGGCCATCTACTCAGGCCTCTTTTACTCTAAGTCTCACCTCTTgaccccagtggctgggactggACCCAGCTGCAGGGTCTGTCTGTGGTGCCCCCACCTCCAGGGAGTGTCAGAGGCACTAGCACGTTCTTAGATTCTCAGCACAGCTCTGAAGCAAGCACTGGGCCccatccctccccccagccctgAGGGGAGTGTTGAGATGAGAGTTGGCCCCTGTATGCCTGGCACACTGTGTGTACCGCAGCATCACCTCCCTTGACCCCAGAccgttctgttttcttttgcttggcAGGCACAGCTCGCTTGTATTGAGCACCCACTGATTGCCGGAGCCAGTGCTTAATGAGTAATTACAGTACCTAACATTGGAGTGCTTGCCGCGTGCCAGGCCCATCACTTGCTACCTAATGTGTAGGCTCTTAGTTGGTCTTTAACAGCCTGTGAGGTGGGTAGTGGACTCATCAACAGTGAGAGCACCTCAcgctcagagaggttaggagaCTTGGCCAGGTTCACACAGCCGGTGACCTCCAGGAACAGGAGTTAGACCCTGCTGTCCGGCTCAGAGCTCAGGCTCTTTCCACGATGACCTTCAGCACTTGTTGGGGGAGTTACTGCATGTGTGGAAATCCCGTCTTCCCTCCTCTGCTCCGTCCACTTCAGTGGTCGTTGTAGGATGTACTTCTGGTCTACCAGACACTGTCAGTGCTGGGTGCTTCCTGAGTTGGGGTGTGGGCCTGAGGTCGGTCCTGCCCCCAGCTGGCCTCCACCCTTAAGGAACCAGTGAGCTACCCCAGGGAACCAGAACTCGGCTTTAGTGTCTGGGTCCACTCAGAGGCCGGAAACCAGAGATCAAAGTGGAAGCCTCTGtccagaagctttttggtttgt
This window of the Pongo abelii isolate AG06213 chromosome 21, NHGRI_mPonAbe1-v2.0_pri, whole genome shotgun sequence genome carries:
- the LOC112130310 gene encoding large ribosomal subunit protein eL30-like, producing the protein MPTVSLCGTETFSSIRSRKTVAAKKMKKSLDSINSRLQLVMKSGKYVLGYKQTLKMIRQGKAKLVILANNCPALRKSEIEYYAMLAKIGVHHYSGNNIELGTACGKYYRVCTLAIIDPGDSDIIRSMPEQTGEK